The proteins below are encoded in one region of Paenibacillus albus:
- a CDS encoding O-methyltransferase, translating to MSTELYVDRLLGEDADLERVHQTIREKGMPEISIAAGYGRLLTMLVRMSGARNVLEIGALGGYSGICLARGLSDGGRLTSLELLQDYADVARGSLEAAGLGDRAEYRVGDAKDSLAVLAEEGRKFDFFFIDADKENYPLYLEWAIKLANPGAVITGDNALLHGRTIDPEKNGPSVLAMRQFNESMVSDERLIGTLLPAYDGLAVAVVK from the coding sequence ATGTCTACGGAACTGTATGTAGATCGGCTGCTAGGGGAAGATGCGGATTTGGAGCGGGTTCATCAGACGATCCGCGAGAAGGGAATGCCGGAGATTTCCATCGCTGCAGGGTACGGTCGTCTGCTAACGATGCTTGTCCGCATGTCGGGAGCACGCAACGTGCTGGAAATCGGCGCTCTTGGCGGATACAGCGGAATCTGTCTGGCACGAGGATTGTCGGATGGAGGTCGTCTTACTTCATTAGAGCTGCTGCAGGACTATGCGGATGTCGCGCGGGGCAGCTTGGAAGCAGCGGGCCTTGGCGATCGCGCGGAGTATCGTGTCGGTGATGCGAAGGACAGCCTCGCGGTGCTGGCTGAAGAAGGGCGCAAGTTTGATTTCTTCTTCATCGATGCAGATAAGGAGAATTATCCGCTTTATCTGGAGTGGGCGATCAAGCTCGCGAATCCAGGTGCCGTTATTACGGGCGATAACGCGCTGCTTCACGGCAGAACGATCGATCCCGAAAAGAACGGACCATCGGTGCTCGCGATGCGCCAGTTTAATGAGTCAATGGTCAGCGACGAGCGTCTCATCGGTACACTGCTGCCGGCGTATGACGGCTTGGCAGTTGCTGTGGTGAAGTAG
- the hemE gene encoding uroporphyrinogen decarboxylase, whose translation MSYNDLFLRACRGEQVDRLPVWYMRQAGRYDPDYRKIKEKYSLLEICRQPELAAEVTMMPVNKLGVDAAILYSDIMNPVASIGIDFDIVANVGPVIHNPIRTAEDVAKLKPIDVEGDLSHVLETIRILDRELKVPLITFAGAPFTIASYLIEGRPSKSYIRTKTMMYSEPDVWFKLMDKLGDMVIAYLRAHIANGGKAFQLFDSWVGSLAPHDFRKYVLPTIERIFSELSDLPQPKIYFPGVASGELLPTLTNLKADVIGLDWRVPISEGRRRLEGKYAVQGNLDPYVLTAPMEVIKEHAKAIIDEGVKEPGFIFNLGHGLFPEASLDKLRELTEFVHEYSAEAIAAAAPLSK comes from the coding sequence ATGAGCTACAACGACCTTTTCCTCCGTGCATGCCGCGGAGAACAAGTCGATCGCTTACCCGTCTGGTATATGCGACAAGCGGGGCGTTACGATCCCGATTACCGTAAAATAAAAGAAAAATACTCGCTGCTCGAAATTTGTCGGCAGCCTGAGCTTGCAGCGGAAGTAACGATGATGCCGGTCAACAAGCTCGGCGTTGACGCAGCGATCCTGTATTCCGATATTATGAATCCTGTTGCATCGATCGGTATCGATTTTGATATCGTGGCAAACGTTGGACCGGTTATTCACAACCCGATCCGCACTGCAGAAGATGTAGCGAAGCTGAAGCCGATTGACGTCGAAGGCGATCTGTCCCACGTGCTGGAGACCATTCGCATTCTGGACCGCGAGCTGAAAGTGCCGCTCATTACGTTTGCTGGTGCACCGTTCACAATTGCGAGCTACTTGATCGAAGGTCGTCCTTCCAAGTCCTATATCCGCACGAAAACGATGATGTACTCGGAGCCGGACGTTTGGTTCAAGCTGATGGACAAGCTCGGAGACATGGTTATCGCTTATTTGCGTGCTCATATTGCAAACGGCGGCAAGGCGTTCCAATTGTTCGACAGCTGGGTTGGCTCACTGGCACCGCATGATTTCCGCAAATACGTTCTACCGACGATTGAGCGGATCTTTAGCGAGCTGTCTGATCTGCCGCAGCCGAAAATCTACTTCCCAGGCGTAGCATCAGGAGAACTGCTCCCGACGCTTACGAACCTGAAAGCAGACGTGATCGGCCTCGACTGGCGGGTGCCTATCTCGGAAGGCCGCCGCAGACTGGAAGGCAAATACGCGGTACAGGGCAACTTGGACCCTTACGTGTTAACCGCTCCAATGGAAGTTATTAAGGAGCATGCGAAGGCGATTATTGATGAAGGCGTTAAGGAGCCTGGCTTTATTTTCAACCTTGGACACGGTCTATTCCCAGAAGCGTCGCTGGATAAGCTGCGCGAGCTGACGGAATTCGTGCATGAATACTCGGCCGAGGCCATTGCAGCGGCGGCGCCGCTTAGCAAGTAG
- the hemH gene encoding ferrochelatase, with protein MANNLIGVLVMSYGTPESMDQIEEYYTHIRRGHAPTPEQLAELSERYEAVVGGVFPLRENTNRQVEGLQAKLDEAAPNQFRCYQGLKHARPYIEDGVAAMAADGITQAVAIVLAPHYSIMSVGAYVKRAEEKAKEVGITMTAVDSYHLHPQLIEALTERVKNAHNKLQEKDVHPIKVLFSAHSLPEKIREMNDPYEQQLLDTSKLVAEGAGTPDWQFTWQSAGRTREPWLGPDILDTMKEVAEAGYKGVLSAPIGFVSEHLEVLYDIDIEAQKVARELGLTLERIDMLGTDPRYMETLADSVREASKTAFL; from the coding sequence ATGGCTAACAACTTAATCGGTGTTCTCGTTATGTCCTATGGAACGCCTGAGAGCATGGATCAAATCGAAGAATATTACACACATATCCGCAGAGGCCATGCGCCGACGCCTGAGCAGCTTGCAGAGCTGAGCGAGCGTTATGAGGCTGTGGTAGGCGGCGTGTTCCCGCTTCGCGAGAATACGAATCGCCAAGTAGAGGGCCTTCAAGCGAAGCTCGATGAAGCGGCGCCTAATCAATTCCGCTGCTATCAAGGGCTGAAGCATGCGCGTCCTTATATTGAAGACGGCGTTGCGGCAATGGCGGCAGACGGCATTACACAAGCGGTTGCGATCGTGCTTGCGCCGCACTACTCTATCATGAGCGTTGGCGCTTATGTGAAGCGTGCGGAGGAGAAAGCGAAGGAAGTCGGCATCACAATGACGGCGGTCGATAGCTATCACCTTCATCCGCAGCTGATTGAGGCACTTACCGAGCGCGTGAAGAACGCGCACAACAAGCTGCAGGAGAAGGATGTTCATCCGATCAAAGTTCTGTTCAGCGCACACAGCCTGCCGGAAAAAATCCGCGAAATGAACGATCCGTATGAGCAGCAGCTGCTCGATACTTCCAAGTTAGTGGCGGAAGGTGCTGGCACGCCGGATTGGCAATTTACTTGGCAGAGCGCCGGACGTACACGCGAGCCGTGGCTTGGTCCGGACATTCTGGATACGATGAAAGAGGTCGCTGAAGCGGGCTACAAAGGCGTGCTTTCCGCGCCGATTGGCTTTGTCTCTGAGCATCTCGAAGTTCTTTATGACATTGATATCGAAGCGCAGAAGGTCGCGCGCGAGCTTGGACTGACGCTTGAGCGTATTGACATGCTCGGCACGGATCCGCGCTATATGGAGACACTCGCTGATTCTGTTCGTGAAGCGAGCAAAACAGCTTTTCTATAA